In Deltaproteobacteria bacterium, the genomic window GCATTCAATTAGGTAAAGCTCTTAAACAGATGCTTGAATCAAGGGGCATAAAATTTTACCCCTTACATAAGCTTACATCGGTTGATTATTCGCACAACGAACTTATGTTCGAAGGCAAAACCCCGGTCCATTATGATATGCTTGTTGCGATCCCTCCACATCGTGCACCGGTAGTGGTACTGAATGCAGGGATTACAAACGAGGCGGGCTGGATACCGGTTGATAGGGATACTCTCAAGACAAAACATGAGAATGTTTTTGCCATAGGTGATGTGACAGCTCTCAGTATCCCTGGCCGATGGAAACCCGAAGTGCCCATGACACTGCCAAAAGCAGGTATATTTGCCCATAGAGAGGCTGAAATTGTTGCCGAGCAGATTGTTTCCGGAATAAATAAAATAAAAAAGACAGAATATTTTTCTGGTATCGGTTATTGTATCATTGAAGCTGGCAAAGGTCTTGCCGGATTTGCATACGGAGATTTTATGGCAGAGCCGCATCCGCAGGTTTTGCTCCGTAAAACCGGCAGGGAATGGCATATCGGCAGAGTCCTCTTTGAGAAGTGGTGGCTGTCTTCCTTCAAAATGAAACGCCGTATCTTCCGCTATATACTCAATACGGGGGCAAAGATACTTAAGGTGCCTGTTAAGGTATAGAGACGATT contains:
- a CDS encoding NAD(P)/FAD-dependent oxidoreductase translates to MSGQTIVILGAGVGGLIAANTLRFQLGQEHRIVLIEKNQEHAFAPSFPWVMTGYRTSWQITKNIHSLVRHGIDMVIEEVTAIDCIKKIVTTKQRSFDYDYLIIALGADLRSELIPGLTDNAHTFYTLDGARKLHEALKNFKGGDIALVVSSMPYKCPGAPHEAAMLISAFFQQSSQKQKVNIHLFTPEPQPMPVAGIQLGKALKQMLESRGIKFYPLHKLTSVDYSHNELMFEGKTPVHYDMLVAIPPHRAPVVVLNAGITNEAGWIPVDRDTLKTKHENVFAIGDVTALSIPGRWKPEVPMTLPKAGIFAHREAEIVAEQIVSGINKIKKTEYFSGIGYCIIEAGKGLAGFAYGDFMAEPHPQVLLRKTGREWHIGRVLFEKWWLSSFKMKRRIFRYILNTGAKILKVPVKV